One Aquarana catesbeiana isolate 2022-GZ unplaced genomic scaffold, ASM4218655v1 unanchor229, whole genome shotgun sequence DNA segment encodes these proteins:
- the LOC141121752 gene encoding uncharacterized protein, with translation MEEWEYLEGHKDLYKDVMMDNQTPLTSPDGSSNGNPPERCPRPLYSRDSTQKDHTIPHHHQCGNLRDSKVEVKEEIKEEDDEDGVMEEFLKEHKDLYQDTMVESSSYRNPPERCPRPLYSRDSTQEGHTIPHHHQSGILGDDNIDVKEEYKEEDEEYGVMEEFSEGHKDMMEPPSTRNPPERCPLPLYSWDSTQEDYTIPHYYKSGDPIDIEFEVKAEEEERYVRDDQQSMEEDGITGTFIEEDTPTEISTVDGREMRKTSEDCLTLSPDCKVEDEDITQYSPGENSATSNVHPAPHSVDGPSYSSYPEEPQTVRDGAVLPTEKSFSCTECGKCFCSKSKLNRHIRSHTGEKPYSCPECGKCFRFKSKLNEHIRSHTGEKPHSCPECGKCFSQKSHLYNHQKSHTGEKPYSCPECGKCFSVKSHLYTHQRSHTGEKPYSCPECGKCFSQKYNLYTHQRSHTGQKPYSCPECEKCFSDKSSLYRHQRSHTGEKPHSCPECGKCFSVKSHLNIHQKSHTGEKPYSCPECGKCFSQKSSLSTHKRSHTGEKPYSCLECGKCFSVKSDLYRHQRSHTGEKPYSCTECDKCFSVKSHLYRHQRSHTGEKPHSCPECGKCFSEKYHLNTHQRSHTGEKPYSCPE, from the exons atggaggagtgggagtatttagaaggacacaaggatctctacaaggacgtcatgatggacaatcagacgcccctcacatcaccgg atggatccagtaatgggaacccaccagagagatgtccccgtcctctgtattcccgggattccacacagaaggatcacaccatccctcatcatcatcag tgtggaaacctgagagattctaaagttgaagttaaagaagagataaaagaggaggatgatgaggatggggtgatggaggagtttctaaaagaacacaaagatctgtaccaggacaccatggtggagtcatccagctacagaaacccaccagagagatgtcctcgtcctctgtattcccgggattccacacaggaaggtcacaccatccctcaccatcatcag agtggaatccttggggatgataatattgatgttaaagaagagtataaagaggaggatgaggagtatggagtgatggaggagttttcagaaggacacaaggatatgatggagccaccaagtaccaggaacccaccagagagatgtccccttcctctgtattcctgggattccacacaggaagattacACCATCCCTCActattacaag agtggagatccaattgatatagaatttgaggttaaagcagaagaagaagagaggtatgtgagggatgatcagcagtctatggaggaggatggaataacggggacatttatagaggaggacactcctacagagatcagcacag tagatggacgggagatgaggaaaacctcagaggattgtctcactttgtctccagactgtaaagtagaagatgaggacatcacacagtatagtccaggagaaaactcggctacctcaaatgtccatccggcaccacacagtgtagatggaccatcgtattcctcttatcctgaggaacctcagactgtgagggacggtgctgtccttccaacagagaagagcttttcctgtactgagtgcgggaagtgtttctgttctaaatccaaacttaatagacatataagatctcacacgggggagaagccgtattcctgtcctgagtgcgggaagtgtttccgttttaaatcTAAGCTTAATGAGCATATAAGAtcacacacaggagagaagccgcattcctgtcctgagtgtgggaaatgtttttcacagaagtcccatctttacaatcatcagaaatctcacacaggggagaagccatattcttgccctgagtgcgggaaatgtttttcagtgaagtcccatctttacacacatcagagatctcacacgggggagaagccatattcttgtcctgagtgcgggaaatgtttttcgcagaagtacaatctttacacacatcagcgatctcacacggggcagaagccgtattcctgtcctgagtgtgagaaatgtttttcagacaagtccagtctttacagacatcagagatctcacacaggagaaaagccacattcctgtcctgagtgcgggaaatgtttttcagtgaagtcccatcttAACATACATCAGAAATCtcatacgggggagaagccgtattcctgtcctgagtgcgggaaatgtttttcacaaaagtccagtctttccacacataagagatctcacacaggggagaagccgtattcttgtcttgagtgcgggaaatgtttttcagtgaagtccgatctttacagacatcagagatcccacacaggggagaagccgtattcctgtactgagtgcgataaatgtttttcagtgaagtctcatctttacagacatcaaagatctcacacaggagaaaagccgcattcctgtcctgagtgtgggaaatgtttttcagagaagtaccatcttaacacacatcagagatctcacacgggggagaagccgtattcctgtcctgagtga